The Gammaproteobacteria bacterium genome includes a window with the following:
- a CDS encoding helix-turn-helix domain-containing protein, with protein sequence MKLAEYLTQARERRGLTLRQLQDKAENLDHAYISRLEKGDKDKPSESTIKKLSKALRLNERERQIFALLADREIDDALYSIMVSRPDIEWSYLEPVATMSFRGERPKSEDDWLKMIKLIQEL encoded by the coding sequence ATGAAATTAGCCGAATATCTCACACAAGCCCGGGAACGAAGAGGGCTGACCCTACGACAGTTGCAAGATAAAGCGGAGAACCTAGACCACGCCTATATTTCACGCTTGGAAAAAGGCGATAAAGATAAGCCCTCGGAATCCACAATTAAGAAGCTCTCGAAAGCATTGCGATTGAATGAGCGTGAACGCCAAATCTTTGCATTATTGGCAGATAGGGAAATCGACGATGCCCTATACAGCATCATGGTGTCTCGCCCGGATATTGAATGGTCGTACCTGGAACCCGTGGCAACGATGAGTTTTCGAGGTGAGCGGCCTAAGTCAGAAGATGATTGGCTCAAAATGATCAAGCTTATCCAAGAACTTTAG
- a CDS encoding YjzC family protein produces MGKRSEYKPGQKAPKSGQYEIIGPRGGKGAERTVTRGEPLPPTPTPGSKYRLVDPTKHK; encoded by the coding sequence ATGGGTAAACGTAGTGAATACAAGCCGGGGCAAAAAGCTCCGAAGTCGGGGCAGTACGAGATTATCGGACCTCGTGGCGGAAAGGGAGCAGAACGAACCGTAACTAGGGGGGAGCCTCTACCGCCGACGCCAACACCCGGTTCCAAATATCGATTGGTCGACCCGACTAAACACAAGTGA
- a CDS encoding TIGR03757 family integrating conjugative element protein, translating into MILAGNVVQAARIEAVTPQVIEVFTSSDLPITGGAVISPVPGRPTSELQIYELDGIQSIEAKLSKDLTADPEQSKRVVLQRFQQLHEDDRARMQRAAMGLAKALQYGVDRYPAIVFGGEVAIYGVTDIGEALHWYQQWQAGRKQ; encoded by the coding sequence GTGATCCTCGCTGGCAATGTCGTACAGGCAGCCCGGATTGAGGCGGTGACTCCCCAAGTCATTGAAGTGTTCACCTCATCCGATCTGCCCATCACTGGTGGGGCTGTCATAAGCCCGGTTCCAGGTCGCCCGACGTCCGAACTGCAAATCTACGAGCTGGACGGTATCCAAAGCATCGAGGCGAAGCTGTCTAAAGACCTTACGGCCGATCCAGAGCAATCCAAACGCGTCGTACTACAACGCTTCCAGCAGCTGCATGAGGATGATCGCGCGCGGATGCAACGCGCCGCGATGGGCTTGGCGAAGGCGCTTCAATACGGCGTCGATCGCTATCCCGCTATCGTGTTCGGGGGGGAGGTTGCGATCTATGGTGTGACCGACATCGGTGAAGCATTGCATTGGTATCAGCAGTGGCAGGCAGGTCGGAAGCAATGA
- a CDS encoding TIGR03756 family integrating conjugative element protein produces MRGQRFLSLGLAALLLMPVAGRAGSITTPEIVAKTTAAALSCMQWMPIGTCFWLRCTPFGCSVRTSLKVGHYNSDLVVSSYNELGGNPWTEIRATLGLAQKTAATGLLGSLLPVPIDSAGNRTEGTSGNRDHKNMIFRETDAIGHPLSSLSGIVAGVGMLCETETTSFMPYFQSGLDALSWRQEVPEIFYPASFIPGLREIGTWPLQTWGGVYPRTGWTTQAEEPKAAAINAQRAGDIVTRTGQPHVYVSVTASSSSSQRVWSPGPLMEKDRRTGTWQMLVPRTETSCDVFGTNDLATLTGWGGGKVDSEGDYVWNLWRPYKCCQRRGQWFLFDIDWISYPP; encoded by the coding sequence ATGAGGGGGCAGCGGTTTCTGTCGCTTGGCTTGGCCGCGTTACTGTTGATGCCAGTTGCCGGCAGGGCGGGTTCTATCACTACGCCAGAGATCGTGGCCAAGACCACGGCCGCGGCATTGTCGTGCATGCAGTGGATGCCCATCGGCACCTGTTTCTGGCTGCGGTGTACACCGTTTGGTTGCAGTGTCAGAACCTCTCTCAAGGTCGGGCATTACAACTCGGATCTGGTTGTTAGTAGCTACAACGAATTGGGTGGCAACCCCTGGACAGAGATTCGAGCGACCCTGGGTCTCGCCCAGAAGACGGCGGCCACGGGATTGCTCGGTTCGCTGCTGCCAGTTCCCATCGACAGCGCCGGCAACCGCACCGAAGGGACATCCGGTAATCGCGATCACAAGAACATGATCTTCCGCGAGACGGATGCCATCGGCCATCCGCTCAGTTCTCTCTCCGGTATCGTCGCCGGTGTGGGCATGTTGTGCGAGACGGAGACGACGTCCTTCATGCCGTATTTCCAGTCCGGCCTTGATGCCCTGTCCTGGCGTCAGGAAGTGCCAGAGATTTTCTACCCTGCGAGTTTCATTCCGGGGCTGCGTGAGATTGGCACCTGGCCGTTGCAGACCTGGGGTGGGGTGTATCCGCGTACCGGCTGGACCACGCAGGCCGAAGAGCCCAAGGCCGCGGCGATCAACGCGCAGCGGGCGGGGGACATCGTGACCCGCACGGGGCAACCGCATGTGTACGTTTCGGTCACCGCCTCGTCGTCATCGAGCCAGCGGGTGTGGTCGCCCGGCCCGCTGATGGAGAAAGACCGCCGCACCGGCACCTGGCAGATGCTGGTGCCGCGTACCGAGACGAGCTGTGATGTGTTCGGTACCAATGACCTGGCGACCCTGACGGGCTGGGGTGGTGGCAAGGTCGATAGCGAGGGCGACTATGTCTGGAATCTCTGGCGTCCCTACAAATGCTGTCAGCGGCGCGGCCAGTGGTTCCTGTTCGATATCGACTGGATTTCCTACCCGCCATGA
- a CDS encoding integrating conjugative element protein, which yields MATTHRSTRIISRKACASLLIVLSVWNSVYAAKAPTEDSLWYYEIGGAEPVSVPANPSVVSVTLGGSAQLGLGYSCGKFDPVAAVTNTLNDISSGVDNMLNAMTAAASAAIASLPALILQRANPGLYDMFQNALLKAEETMQLATKSCEQMEAEIAQGKNPYADLITLSKGNDWKLQMGVGGNDAVTAKDAVETSNGDNGVPWIGGQAGGSGQPLLEFTGDIVKAGYNLNMNRPVTAVGPVPPASATRLSEVWATPADARDWVVDVVGENIVTTCDTCRKDSIPGTGLLPKLYQESSTVTVEIQNLVSGATPPTLANLENITAPGVAITRQVIEAIREMPASEQGLIMGRLVSEISTARTVEKALFARRLLLTGRQVPEVYATEVAREHADTSIAELDKEIENLLFETRVRKEVVSDTVSMLLKRAAARRQSSLNTPTVPTIDPRPLTNGRVP from the coding sequence ATGGCCACGACCCATCGATCCACACGGATCATTTCACGCAAGGCATGTGCGTCACTGCTGATCGTCCTGTCTGTATGGAACAGCGTCTACGCCGCCAAGGCGCCGACGGAAGACAGCCTGTGGTATTACGAGATCGGTGGCGCGGAGCCGGTATCGGTGCCGGCCAATCCCTCGGTGGTCTCGGTCACCCTGGGTGGCTCGGCGCAGCTCGGACTCGGTTACAGTTGCGGCAAGTTCGATCCCGTGGCGGCGGTCACCAATACGCTGAATGACATCAGTTCCGGTGTCGACAATATGCTGAACGCCATGACCGCCGCGGCGAGTGCCGCTATCGCGTCCCTACCGGCGCTCATCCTGCAACGGGCCAACCCCGGACTCTATGACATGTTCCAGAATGCGCTGCTCAAGGCCGAAGAGACCATGCAGCTTGCCACCAAGTCCTGCGAACAGATGGAGGCCGAGATCGCCCAGGGCAAGAATCCCTATGCCGATCTCATCACCTTATCCAAAGGCAACGACTGGAAACTACAGATGGGCGTCGGTGGCAATGATGCCGTGACCGCAAAGGATGCGGTTGAGACATCGAATGGTGACAACGGTGTGCCATGGATCGGTGGCCAGGCTGGTGGTTCAGGTCAGCCGCTTCTGGAGTTCACCGGCGATATCGTCAAGGCCGGTTACAACCTCAACATGAACCGGCCCGTCACGGCGGTGGGACCGGTGCCGCCGGCATCGGCAACCCGGCTGTCCGAGGTCTGGGCCACACCCGCCGATGCCAGAGACTGGGTGGTGGACGTAGTCGGCGAGAACATCGTCACCACCTGTGACACCTGCCGCAAGGACAGTATTCCCGGCACCGGTCTGTTGCCAAAACTCTATCAAGAGTCGAGCACGGTGACGGTGGAGATTCAGAACCTGGTCAGTGGTGCGACGCCGCCGACGCTGGCAAACCTGGAGAACATCACCGCGCCTGGGGTGGCCATCACGCGCCAGGTCATCGAAGCAATTCGGGAGATGCCAGCCTCCGAGCAGGGCCTGATCATGGGCCGGCTGGTCTCGGAGATCAGTACCGCGCGCACGGTGGAAAAGGCCCTGTTCGCCCGCCGGCTCTTACTCACGGGCCGGCAGGTGCCGGAGGTCTATGCCACCGAGGTGGCCCGCGAGCATGCCGACACCTCCATCGCTGAACTGGACAAGGAAATCGAGAACCTTCTGTTCGAGACCCGGGTGCGCAAGGAAGTGGTCTCCGACACCGTGAGCATGTTGCTCAAGCGCGCAGCGGCACGACGCCAGTCGTCCTTGAACACACCTACCGTACCGACGATCGATCCCAGGCCTTTGACCAATGGCCGCGTCCCGTAA
- a CDS encoding conjugal transfer protein TraG N-terminal domain-containing protein: protein MTVDSYLELFTTLFGWAFYGILWDVLVGTGIVFLPFLGILIDNWREPAEGGEFGTVTGLSLRRMEMEIFIALLVVVLAGQPAALTPLNAGTLSYIPPPTLIDPTPTTATVAASQSTYGTTGFTGSPATVNIPVWWYAVLAMTSGLNHAVVEGLPSAADMRTYEQQARLATIADPRLRQEVSDFFSQCYIPARSKYQAERPATAAVNALLGTYGPDDPDWMGSHVYRDTPGYYDTLRPAMQVSGWTYNAARDTEYDLAAPPTWGKPYCKQWWEDGSIGLREKLINEADATSAGFSGLVVAVAPALASEKQNDAVARIVLTNSPPSWSNNDLVANNSGSTGLVSNAENIVKGGLASGGVVAASAMFSVTMTAVLQALPMVQAVLLLGIYALLPMVVVLSRYSISMMVIGAMAIFTVKFWSVLWYLALWVDQNLIMSMYPDVNIFLQIFANPGEHDIKRMLLNMITTSLYLGLPLLWSGMMAWAGVNIGRSITAATSPLARPADDAGRQGGSIGKAAISKGIKR from the coding sequence ATGACCGTCGACAGCTATCTGGAACTGTTTACTACTTTGTTCGGCTGGGCCTTCTACGGCATTCTTTGGGATGTGCTGGTGGGAACGGGCATCGTGTTCCTGCCCTTTCTCGGTATCCTCATCGACAACTGGCGGGAGCCGGCCGAAGGCGGCGAGTTCGGCACCGTCACCGGGTTGTCGCTGCGCCGTATGGAGATGGAAATTTTCATCGCGTTGTTGGTCGTTGTTCTGGCCGGGCAGCCGGCCGCGCTAACGCCGTTGAACGCCGGCACGCTCAGTTACATACCGCCGCCGACCTTGATCGACCCCACACCCACCACGGCGACCGTCGCCGCCTCTCAGAGTACCTACGGCACAACCGGGTTTACGGGTTCGCCGGCAACGGTGAACATCCCAGTGTGGTGGTATGCGGTGCTGGCCATGACATCAGGTCTGAACCATGCGGTAGTCGAAGGGCTGCCCTCTGCAGCGGACATGCGTACCTATGAACAACAGGCCCGTCTGGCCACCATTGCGGATCCGCGTCTGCGACAGGAAGTCAGTGATTTTTTCAGTCAGTGTTACATCCCGGCGCGCTCGAAATACCAGGCCGAGCGGCCGGCAACGGCTGCGGTCAACGCTCTGTTGGGTACCTACGGGCCGGACGATCCCGACTGGATGGGATCACATGTCTATCGCGACACACCAGGTTATTACGACACCCTACGACCAGCCATGCAGGTCTCAGGCTGGACCTACAATGCGGCGCGCGACACGGAATACGATCTGGCCGCTCCACCCACCTGGGGCAAGCCCTACTGCAAACAATGGTGGGAAGACGGCTCGATTGGTCTAAGAGAAAAGCTGATTAACGAGGCCGATGCAACATCCGCCGGATTTTCAGGCCTCGTTGTCGCCGTGGCACCGGCACTGGCCAGTGAGAAGCAGAATGACGCCGTCGCCCGCATCGTACTCACCAACTCCCCGCCGAGCTGGTCGAACAATGACCTCGTGGCAAACAACTCCGGCAGCACTGGGTTGGTGAGCAATGCGGAGAACATCGTGAAAGGCGGGTTGGCCTCAGGCGGCGTGGTCGCGGCATCGGCCATGTTCTCGGTGACCATGACCGCGGTCCTGCAGGCACTGCCCATGGTGCAGGCCGTGCTCCTGCTCGGCATCTATGCCTTGCTGCCCATGGTGGTGGTGCTGTCGCGTTACTCCATCTCCATGATGGTGATCGGCGCCATGGCCATTTTCACCGTCAAGTTCTGGAGCGTGCTCTGGTACCTGGCGCTGTGGGTGGATCAGAATCTCATCATGTCCATGTATCCGGACGTCAACATCTTCCTGCAGATCTTCGCCAACCCCGGCGAACATGACATTAAACGCATGCTGCTCAACATGATCACAACTAGTCTGTACCTGGGCCTGCCGTTGCTGTGGAGCGGGATGATGGCGTGGGCGGGGGTAAATATCGGACGCTCTATTACAGCGGCAACTTCACCATTGGCGCGACCGGCTGATGATGCAGGAAGGCAGGGAGGGAGTATCGGTAAGGCGGCAATCTCAAAAGGGATAAAGAGGTAA
- a CDS encoding metal-dependent hydrolase, whose protein sequence is MNGPTHQFAGAIAALVMTQNDTPEKSCALHHPAAAIPVGAFLGRLPDMIEPALGNPNHRQFFHSVVVLGLLAAGMRKVYHWEPQDEVEKIIRGVLLVGGAAYLSHLALDALTSRSLPFVGRV, encoded by the coding sequence ATGAACGGTCCTACCCACCAATTCGCGGGCGCTATTGCTGCGCTTGTCATGACCCAAAACGATACGCCAGAGAAATCTTGCGCCCTGCACCATCCTGCTGCTGCCATACCCGTTGGCGCATTCTTGGGAAGACTACCGGACATGATCGAACCTGCCTTAGGAAACCCAAACCATCGACAGTTCTTCCATAGCGTCGTGGTGCTTGGTTTATTGGCTGCAGGAATGCGTAAGGTCTACCATTGGGAACCGCAGGATGAAGTCGAGAAAATAATACGAGGAGTCTTATTGGTTGGCGGCGCCGCTTATCTGAGCCACTTGGCGCTGGATGCGCTAACCAGCCGGTCACTGCCGTTCGTTGGCCGAGTCTAA
- a CDS encoding WYL domain-containing protein — protein sequence MSEISQAQTERLSHIDFRAYFLGEIGRSDLVSRFGIGEAAATRDITLYRELAPKNLEYDTKAKSYVMSEAFKPLFDYSPAQVLAALSQGFGEDFVGSHKPMIPCETPAELNSPLLPVLAVLTRAIHHKKVVRIQYRSIGSGLSRREIAPFALVDNGLRWHVRAYDRKRQLFTDFVITRIADPVITDGKPQEHETREADIQWNRIVEMELVAHPKLPHPETIEMDYAMQEGVLKVNVRAAVAGYVLRRWNVDCTEDHSLKDTEDNSQKGAEYHLWLRNRQALYGVHNLMLAPGYTTEIASDDKKEQVLGKR from the coding sequence CTGTCAGAAATAAGCCAGGCACAAACAGAGCGGTTATCCCACATTGATTTCAGGGCCTATTTCCTGGGGGAGATTGGTCGAAGTGATCTTGTGTCCCGGTTTGGTATAGGGGAGGCGGCTGCGACACGCGATATCACCCTCTATAGAGAGCTGGCGCCCAAAAATCTCGAATACGACACCAAGGCCAAATCTTATGTAATGTCCGAGGCGTTCAAGCCCCTTTTTGATTATTCACCTGCCCAGGTACTGGCAGCACTCTCTCAAGGCTTTGGTGAGGATTTTGTTGGTAGCCACAAGCCGATGATTCCCTGCGAAACACCGGCCGAGCTGAATAGCCCCCTGTTACCGGTACTCGCTGTTCTCACGCGTGCTATCCACCACAAGAAGGTGGTTCGCATTCAGTATCGTTCAATCGGATCAGGATTAAGCCGTCGTGAAATAGCCCCCTTTGCGTTGGTTGACAATGGTCTGCGTTGGCACGTGCGGGCTTATGACCGCAAACGCCAGTTATTTACTGACTTCGTCATTACCCGTATCGCAGATCCAGTAATCACTGATGGTAAACCACAAGAACATGAAACACGTGAAGCGGACATCCAATGGAATCGCATCGTTGAGATGGAGCTGGTGGCGCACCCGAAGTTGCCACACCCGGAAACTATTGAAATGGATTACGCCATGCAGGAGGGTGTACTAAAGGTCAATGTGCGTGCGGCCGTGGCGGGTTATGTACTTAGACGATGGAACGTGGACTGTACGGAAGATCACAGCCTAAAAGATACTGAAGATAATAGTCAGAAAGGGGCAGAGTATCACCTGTGGCTTCGGAACAGGCAGGCGCTATACGGTGTTCATAATCTGATGTTGGCGCCGGGTTATACAACGGAAATAGCCTCTGACGATAAGAAAGAACAAGTATTGGGGAAACGCTAA
- a CDS encoding DEAD/DEAH box helicase, which translates to MITDYHAKYFAHELTKRCSSDSIEKLAGAVASAQVDLNPHQVDAALFAFKSPLSKGALLADEVGLGKTIEAGLVLSQKWAEHKRRILVITPSNLRKQWHQELTEKFFLPCRLLESKSYNAAIKQGQFRPFEGAEIIICSYQFAKNKADDVQVVPWDLVVIDEAHRLRNVYKPKNVIANTLKTALAGKDKLLLTATPLQNSLLELFGLVSFIDEHTFGDLKSFREQFANLNQEQVFHTLKARLKPVCHRTLRRQVTAYIPYTKRLPLVEEFTPEESEDRLYHLVSEYLQRDNLQALPSGQRSLMTLVLRKLLASSTFAIAGALTTISNRLKAKLGKQEPAESLEDALDQDYEALDETAEEWTDDEPAELLSEEDRNALEQEIADLDAFATLATSIDHNAKGLALLKALDIAFAKAHEIGAAQKAIIFTESRRTQDYLLRLLSDSPFAEGIVLFNGSNTDERSRQIYSQWLEQHQGTDRVTGSRTGDMRSALVDYFREQGRIMIATEAGAEGINLQFCSLVVNYDLPWNPQRIEQRIGRCHRYGQKHDVVVVNFLNRKNAADQRVFELLSEKFQLFEGVFGASDEVLGALESGVDFEKRIAAIYQQSRKPGDIQAAFDQLQLELSLEINESMTQTRRKLLEHFDDEVREKLKVRDEASKAYLNRYERLLIQLTRHELDGHAEFLSDASFRLKTQPFSGYAAAIPLGLYELPRRTGEAHLYRLNHPLAETLMAQAKARDLSPAEIHFDYELHEGKVTLLEPFIGKSGWLVSTLFTVESLDQAEDHLILAAMTDEGHILDEEIAARLLTLPGTVIGQAPPNMNTSQLEVIIQNRKASIQRDISERNAHFFEAEADKLDGWADDLKVGLEREIKELDRQIKEARRAATIALTLEEKLAGQKQIKTIEVQRNQKRRTLFDAQDQVDKQREELIAQIEGKLQQQTELRQLFTIRWSIR; encoded by the coding sequence ATGATTACCGACTACCACGCCAAATACTTTGCTCACGAGCTGACCAAGCGTTGTTCATCGGACAGCATTGAAAAGCTTGCAGGAGCCGTAGCCAGTGCGCAGGTTGATCTGAATCCCCACCAGGTCGACGCGGCCCTGTTCGCCTTCAAGTCGCCGCTCTCCAAGGGTGCGCTGTTAGCTGATGAAGTAGGGCTTGGTAAAACCATTGAAGCCGGCCTTGTATTGTCACAGAAGTGGGCGGAACACAAACGACGTATCCTGGTAATTACGCCCTCAAATCTACGCAAACAGTGGCATCAGGAGTTGACCGAGAAGTTCTTCCTGCCTTGCAGGCTGCTGGAATCAAAATCATACAACGCAGCGATTAAGCAGGGTCAGTTCAGGCCATTCGAGGGAGCGGAAATCATCATTTGCTCATACCAGTTTGCCAAAAACAAGGCGGATGACGTGCAAGTGGTGCCATGGGATCTAGTGGTTATCGACGAAGCGCATCGACTGCGTAACGTCTATAAGCCGAAAAATGTCATTGCCAATACACTTAAGACTGCGCTTGCTGGCAAGGATAAGCTGTTGCTTACAGCAACACCGTTGCAGAACTCACTACTGGAGCTGTTCGGTCTGGTGAGCTTTATCGATGAACATACCTTCGGTGACCTCAAAAGCTTCCGTGAGCAATTCGCAAACCTGAATCAAGAGCAGGTGTTTCATACCCTTAAGGCAAGACTCAAGCCTGTCTGCCATCGTACCCTGCGTCGGCAGGTCACGGCGTACATTCCTTACACCAAACGTTTGCCTTTGGTGGAAGAGTTTACACCGGAGGAAAGCGAAGACCGGCTTTACCACCTCGTCTCCGAATACCTGCAACGGGATAATTTGCAAGCCTTGCCTTCAGGACAACGATCCCTGATGACCTTGGTGTTGCGCAAGTTGCTGGCCTCATCCACCTTTGCCATCGCCGGCGCACTCACTACCATTTCTAATCGCCTCAAAGCCAAGTTGGGCAAACAAGAACCAGCAGAATCGCTAGAGGATGCGCTGGATCAGGACTACGAAGCGCTGGACGAAACCGCCGAGGAATGGACAGACGACGAACCCGCCGAATTACTCAGCGAGGAAGATCGAAACGCGCTTGAGCAGGAAATCGCCGATCTTGATGCATTTGCCACGCTCGCCACCTCCATCGATCACAATGCAAAAGGTCTGGCGCTGCTCAAAGCACTGGATATCGCCTTCGCCAAAGCCCATGAGATCGGTGCAGCGCAAAAAGCCATCATTTTCACAGAATCACGCCGCACTCAGGATTACCTGTTACGTTTGTTATCGGACAGTCCTTTTGCGGAGGGAATCGTCCTGTTCAACGGCTCAAATACGGACGAACGATCCAGGCAGATCTATAGCCAATGGCTTGAGCAACATCAAGGAACCGACAGGGTAACAGGTTCCCGTACCGGCGATATGCGATCGGCACTGGTCGATTACTTTCGCGAGCAGGGCCGTATCATGATTGCCACTGAAGCCGGTGCTGAGGGTATCAATCTTCAATTCTGTTCACTTGTGGTTAATTACGATCTGCCCTGGAACCCGCAACGCATCGAACAACGCATTGGTCGCTGCCACCGTTATGGTCAGAAGCACGATGTCGTTGTGGTCAATTTTCTCAACCGTAAGAACGCCGCTGATCAGCGTGTGTTTGAACTGCTATCAGAAAAATTCCAGCTATTCGAAGGCGTTTTCGGCGCCAGCGACGAAGTCCTCGGCGCCCTCGAATCCGGCGTGGATTTCGAAAAGCGCATTGCCGCCATTTACCAGCAGTCACGCAAACCGGGTGATATCCAGGCGGCCTTCGATCAACTCCAGCTCGAACTGAGCCTGGAAATCAACGAGTCGATGACCCAGACGCGCCGCAAGCTGCTGGAGCACTTCGACGATGAAGTGCGCGAAAAGCTCAAGGTCCGCGACGAAGCCTCGAAAGCCTACCTCAACCGCTATGAGCGCTTACTGATACAACTCACCCGACATGAGCTGGATGGCCATGCTGAATTTCTGAGTGATGCCTCATTCCGACTGAAAACACAGCCCTTTTCTGGGTATGCGGCAGCCATTCCGCTGGGTTTATACGAGCTTCCCCGCCGTACCGGAGAAGCTCACCTTTATCGCCTTAACCATCCACTCGCCGAGACGCTGATGGCACAGGCGAAAGCGCGCGATTTATCGCCTGCGGAGATTCACTTCGACTATGAGCTTCATGAAGGCAAGGTTACCTTGCTGGAACCGTTCATTGGAAAATCCGGTTGGCTTGTTAGCACCCTGTTTACTGTCGAGTCTCTTGATCAAGCGGAAGATCACCTCATCCTCGCCGCGATGACGGATGAAGGGCATATTTTAGATGAAGAAATAGCGGCGCGGCTTTTGACGCTACCTGGAACAGTTATCGGACAAGCGCCACCGAATATGAATACCTCGCAACTGGAAGTCATTATTCAAAACCGAAAAGCCTCAATTCAACGTGACATCTCCGAGCGCAATGCCCATTTTTTCGAGGCCGAGGCTGACAAGCTCGATGGTTGGGCAGATGATTTGAAAGTCGGATTGGAACGGGAGATCAAGGAACTCGATCGACAGATCAAGGAAGCACGACGGGCTGCCACCATTGCACTCACGCTGGAAGAAAAGCTCGCGGGCCAAAAACAGATCAAGACCATTGAAGTGCAGCGCAATCAGAAACGGCGCACCTTGTTCGATGCGCAAGATCAGGTGGACAAACAGCGAGAGGAGTTGATTGCGCAAATTGAGGGGAAGCTACAACAGCAAACTGAATTGCGCCAGCTTTTTACAATTCGATGGAGTATCAGATGA